The Petrocella atlantisensis genome has a window encoding:
- a CDS encoding carbamoyl phosphate synthase small subunit: protein MKAKLILENGTVFEGKAFGYMKETVGEVVFNTSMTGYQEILTDPSYYGQIVTMTYPMIGNYGLNLDDHESASVKVKGFVVREKADNPNNWRCEFEIDEYLNRHKILGIEGIDTRALTKIIRNSGTMKGIITVRDLTQSQIASKFNGFHNDKAVEEVTSKEVKVIEGDGIHIVAMDFGIKNNILRSFKNRNCKITLVPAHTKAEEILALSPDGVFLSNGPGDPKDVATVIHEIKKLIGKKPITGICLGHQLLALALEGDTEKLKFGHRGANHPVKDLSTGRVMITSQNHGYVVCEDGLPEGVVVTHINLNDGTVEGMKHHEHQIYSIQFHPEACPGPHDTDPIFNEFIEIMTP from the coding sequence GACCGGCTATCAAGAAATTTTGACAGATCCTTCTTATTACGGCCAGATTGTAACCATGACCTACCCTATGATTGGTAATTATGGTTTGAACCTAGATGACCATGAATCCGCCAGCGTTAAAGTAAAAGGCTTTGTTGTCAGAGAAAAGGCGGACAATCCAAACAATTGGCGTTGCGAATTTGAAATCGATGAGTATCTAAACCGTCATAAGATATTAGGTATCGAAGGTATTGACACAAGAGCATTAACAAAAATAATCAGAAATTCAGGTACCATGAAGGGTATCATTACAGTAAGAGACCTAACACAGAGTCAAATTGCTAGTAAATTTAATGGTTTTCATAATGACAAGGCGGTTGAAGAGGTCACTTCTAAAGAAGTAAAAGTGATAGAAGGCGACGGTATTCATATTGTAGCCATGGACTTTGGTATTAAAAATAATATTTTAAGATCTTTTAAAAATAGAAATTGTAAAATAACCTTAGTACCTGCGCATACGAAAGCAGAAGAAATACTTGCTCTTAGTCCAGATGGTGTTTTTCTATCCAACGGACCTGGTGATCCTAAAGACGTAGCAACCGTTATACATGAGATTAAAAAACTTATTGGCAAAAAACCGATAACAGGTATTTGTCTAGGACATCAATTGCTGGCGTTGGCCCTTGAGGGCGATACAGAGAAGTTAAAGTTTGGACATAGAGGTGCGAACCATCCGGTTAAAGACCTAAGTACAGGTCGGGTTATGATTACTTCTCAGAACCACGGCTATGTGGTTTGTGAAGATGGACTTCCTGAAGGTGTAGTAGTTACTCATATCAATTTAAATGATGGTACAGTCGAAGGTATGAAACATCATGAACATCAGATTTATAGTATTCAATTTCATCCGGAAGCTTGTCCCGGACCTCATGATACAGACCCTATATTTAATGAATTCATAGAAATCATGACACCATGA